A portion of the Leptospira kanakyensis genome contains these proteins:
- a CDS encoding tetratricopeptide repeat protein — MESHFLWKLGHFCESVEKVSQLLFRAGYFRICLTFSLGFIFLILVGNAGIWAGEEDRRNPLSGLYLSPLQVISTEEIQTLDSEKRIPIDEDSGIALREEPKAVDPNAADVPVIPGGDTPVDAAVESGPKNLETKIREAEGLLKRYYSQFIEEKRIWEDREKGNVYNSRTEMNDIRLLLWQSTHKNSETYIVRDSPLLYSLHIRLARLYVESEKYAPALRHYLAAFRYHPLEMTEEEFRKGEWQKEDVLGYDASSAKEHDRLFNEWKQSEDKLKKTKDEIHIKESNWIREGKSLSNLAPQSKVWKEDVRIAEENKKRTKQKYDESINLRYLIYLDKRKQIESKDLYAFANVVRKLEDDNKERLKIVNKLGTAGKGIYVLFDYKRNTDFFAYELILERAYRVWNENPSVLNDIAEQYRQDGKKERAADFYEKGLNELLKLKNPSEEEKEKIIKANLRLATINADLKRNIIAGQYYEKYFNLSPDSADKTRVAYEIGVFFNSQIGDPDRGVPFLEYWLERNSKDWNPGLDVDTGLTELESIAYYYLSKKDKKHKRNELERNKLNISFAQWKKLDEKLILAENDLKELIEKKQTLKKDLMVTTLDDILSQYRLMDLKIEDQEAVIRVLETKRSKIPLIKILFRLGVLAEESRDFVKAKEFYERIISEGGETDIRVALKELERVRKILETGNIQPPISESI, encoded by the coding sequence ATGGAAAGTCACTTTCTTTGGAAACTGGGGCACTTTTGTGAGTCGGTGGAAAAGGTAAGTCAGTTACTTTTTCGTGCGGGTTACTTTCGAATCTGCCTAACCTTTTCCCTCGGATTCATTTTTCTGATCTTAGTGGGAAATGCGGGGATTTGGGCCGGGGAAGAAGACCGTCGGAACCCCTTATCTGGACTTTATTTATCACCCTTACAAGTGATCTCCACCGAAGAAATCCAAACCCTGGATTCTGAGAAACGGATTCCCATAGATGAAGATTCTGGAATTGCACTTCGGGAAGAACCGAAGGCGGTAGATCCCAATGCGGCAGATGTTCCTGTGATTCCTGGGGGTGACACTCCTGTGGATGCTGCAGTGGAATCCGGGCCCAAGAATTTAGAAACTAAGATTCGTGAGGCGGAAGGCCTTCTCAAACGTTATTATAGCCAGTTCATTGAAGAAAAACGAATTTGGGAAGATCGAGAAAAAGGAAACGTTTATAATTCAAGAACGGAGATGAATGATATCCGTCTTTTGTTATGGCAAAGCACTCATAAAAATTCTGAAACTTATATTGTTCGTGATTCTCCGTTATTATACAGTTTGCATATAAGGCTTGCTAGGTTGTATGTTGAGTCGGAAAAATATGCACCTGCTCTGCGTCACTACCTAGCAGCATTTAGATACCATCCTTTAGAAATGACCGAAGAAGAATTTCGAAAAGGAGAATGGCAAAAGGAAGACGTTTTGGGTTATGACGCGTCCTCTGCCAAAGAACATGATCGTTTGTTTAACGAATGGAAACAATCAGAAGACAAGTTGAAAAAAACAAAAGATGAAATCCATATAAAAGAAAGTAATTGGATTCGCGAAGGTAAAAGTTTATCAAACTTGGCTCCGCAGTCAAAAGTTTGGAAAGAAGATGTTCGTATTGCTGAAGAAAATAAAAAACGAACCAAACAAAAATATGATGAATCGATTAACTTACGATATTTAATTTATCTCGATAAACGAAAACAAATTGAATCAAAAGATCTTTATGCGTTTGCGAATGTTGTTAGAAAATTAGAAGATGATAACAAAGAACGTCTTAAAATTGTTAATAAACTGGGAACGGCCGGTAAAGGGATTTATGTTTTATTCGATTATAAACGAAACACGGATTTTTTTGCTTACGAATTGATTTTAGAAAGAGCTTACCGGGTTTGGAATGAAAATCCATCAGTACTCAATGATATTGCAGAGCAGTATAGACAAGATGGTAAAAAAGAAAGAGCAGCAGATTTTTATGAAAAGGGTTTGAATGAACTTTTGAAATTGAAAAACCCATCAGAAGAAGAAAAAGAAAAAATTATAAAAGCAAATCTTCGTTTGGCTACCATCAATGCAGACTTAAAACGTAATATCATCGCCGGCCAATATTACGAAAAGTATTTCAATTTATCACCTGATTCTGCTGATAAAACGAGAGTAGCTTACGAAATTGGAGTTTTTTTTAATTCACAAATTGGTGATCCCGATAGAGGCGTTCCTTTTTTAGAGTATTGGTTGGAAAGAAATAGTAAGGACTGGAATCCTGGTTTGGATGTAGACACTGGACTTACTGAACTTGAATCTATCGCTTACTATTATCTCAGTAAAAAAGATAAGAAACACAAACGAAATGAATTAGAGAGAAACAAACTTAATATTTCTTTTGCACAGTGGAAGAAGTTAGATGAAAAGTTAATCCTCGCTGAAAATGATCTCAAAGAATTGATTGAGAAAAAACAAACTCTTAAAAAAGATCTAATGGTCACAACACTTGATGATATTCTTTCCCAATATCGATTGATGGATTTAAAAATCGAAGACCAAGAAGCTGTCATTCGTGTGTTGGAAACAAAAAGAAGTAAAATCCCTCTGATCAAAATTTTATTTAGATTGGGAGTTCTTGCCGAGGAATCCAGAGATTTTGTCAAAGCAAAAGAATTTTACGAACGTATCATCAGTGAAGGTGGTGAAACAGACATACGAGTAGCTCTGAAAGAGTTAGAGAGAGTTAGGAAAATTTTAGAAACTGGAAATATACAACCGCCGATCAGCGAGAGTATTTGA
- a CDS encoding ATP-binding protein — protein MPERIWSKRGKLFPYLLLNIILFIFVAVAFLFYTASERNIDEAEENRYHSLQIANELRQSSDQLTNLVRLYVIQREAKYKTYFQMILDIRNGKRPRPKDYSYAYWDLVIANKLPPPSEEGETVSIYDSMRKANFHESDFILLSESKLKSDELTKIEFAAMSIAERDMKKGSIANPKAITLLYDDNYLRAKAEIMKPINDLYNQLNDRTTKAIEDAKATVFLLRTVLIITGIFFAISLFLTHRSLTSIIGGSVDEAFRKISLLGDGNFYEDLHPFDHRNSILGRLNITQKRLQELYEEGESAKQRLTNSESRLREILDNVSACIYLKDKDGRYIFANREVCNLFGKPLEEILNQTDEKFLDKETAKVLIANDKSVLIDGITIQKEETIENLLDGKVTSYLTVKIPLRNQNGEIYALCGISTDISITKEIQKELERAKDSAEIANKAKSEFLASMSHEIRTPLNGVIGLTQILFKTNLDEEQKSLVTSIASAGKSLLIILNDILDFSKIEVGKMKIEKLNFDIHHLVSEVYDLLSIESKWKPIDLKLDIDPNVPKFIYSDPGRIRQIIFNLLGNAIKFTEKGSVTLRVKRETDKIRIEVEDTGIGIAKDKIESIFHKFSQADASTSRKYGGTGLGLSISERLVSLLGGTIGVSSELNKGSLFWCLLPIENEDSTNIEKISNDNTTKPSLFESTFTNQNFLIVEDNILNQKVMGGLLRKFNIKFDVAENGLEAVKLFQQNKYDLILMDCEMPVMDGFEATEKIRELEKNKSEKTIIIAVTAHVLTEHKEKCFAVGMDGFIGKPFYIESLFQTFQKISVTKDPAPLNETPSSHHRI, from the coding sequence ATGCCGGAACGAATTTGGTCAAAAAGAGGTAAATTATTTCCTTACCTTTTGTTGAACATAATCCTCTTTATTTTTGTCGCAGTCGCCTTTCTGTTTTATACGGCCAGCGAAAGGAATATTGATGAAGCAGAAGAAAACAGATACCATTCTTTACAAATTGCAAATGAACTCCGTCAATCCTCAGACCAACTCACAAACTTAGTACGACTTTATGTCATCCAGAGAGAAGCGAAGTATAAAACATACTTCCAGATGATTTTGGACATTCGAAATGGGAAACGTCCAAGACCCAAAGATTATAGTTATGCTTATTGGGATCTTGTCATTGCAAACAAACTTCCACCTCCTTCCGAAGAAGGTGAAACTGTCAGTATCTATGATTCCATGAGAAAAGCAAACTTTCATGAATCAGATTTTATTTTACTTTCAGAATCAAAACTTAAATCAGACGAACTAACAAAAATTGAATTTGCAGCAATGTCCATTGCAGAAAGGGACATGAAAAAAGGATCCATAGCAAATCCTAAAGCCATTACCCTGTTATACGACGATAACTACCTTCGTGCCAAAGCGGAAATCATGAAACCAATCAATGATTTATACAATCAATTGAATGATCGAACTACAAAAGCCATAGAAGATGCAAAAGCCACGGTATTTCTCTTAAGAACTGTACTTATAATCACTGGAATTTTCTTTGCAATCAGTTTGTTTTTAACACATAGATCTCTAACGTCCATCATAGGTGGAAGTGTAGATGAGGCATTTCGAAAAATATCCTTACTCGGTGATGGGAATTTTTACGAAGACCTCCATCCATTCGATCATAGAAACTCGATTTTAGGAAGATTGAACATTACGCAAAAACGATTACAGGAATTATACGAAGAAGGAGAATCCGCAAAACAAAGATTAACCAATAGTGAATCCAGGCTTCGCGAAATATTAGACAATGTTTCCGCTTGTATCTATTTAAAAGATAAAGATGGAAGATATATATTTGCAAATAGAGAAGTTTGTAATTTATTTGGGAAACCTCTAGAAGAAATCTTAAACCAAACAGATGAAAAATTTCTAGATAAAGAAACTGCAAAAGTTTTAATCGCAAACGATAAATCTGTTTTAATCGATGGAATCACAATTCAAAAAGAGGAAACAATAGAAAATCTATTAGATGGGAAGGTCACTTCCTATCTTACAGTAAAAATTCCTTTGCGAAATCAGAACGGAGAAATCTACGCACTCTGTGGTATTTCAACGGACATTAGTATCACAAAAGAAATTCAAAAAGAATTAGAAAGGGCCAAAGATTCGGCAGAAATTGCCAACAAAGCCAAGTCAGAATTTTTAGCTTCCATGAGTCATGAAATTAGAACTCCACTCAATGGAGTGATTGGTCTCACTCAAATTCTTTTTAAAACCAATTTGGATGAAGAACAAAAATCACTAGTAACTTCGATTGCTTCTGCAGGAAAATCTCTCCTCATCATTCTCAATGACATACTGGATTTTTCAAAAATTGAAGTGGGAAAAATGAAAATCGAAAAACTAAATTTTGATATCCATCATTTAGTTTCAGAAGTTTACGATCTATTATCGATTGAATCCAAATGGAAACCTATCGATTTAAAACTAGATATCGATCCCAATGTTCCTAAATTTATTTATTCTGATCCCGGCAGAATTCGTCAGATCATATTCAATTTACTTGGAAACGCTATAAAATTCACTGAAAAAGGATCCGTAACTCTTCGTGTCAAAAGAGAAACCGATAAAATTCGCATCGAAGTTGAAGATACGGGAATAGGAATCGCAAAGGATAAAATTGAATCCATTTTCCATAAATTTTCACAAGCGGATGCCTCCACCTCACGAAAGTACGGCGGAACGGGACTAGGGCTTTCCATTTCCGAACGCCTAGTCTCCTTACTTGGAGGAACCATTGGTGTTAGTAGTGAACTCAATAAAGGCAGTTTGTTTTGGTGTTTGTTACCCATCGAAAACGAAGATTCAACAAATATAGAAAAAATATCTAACGATAATACCACCAAACCCAGTTTATTCGAATCCACATTTACCAACCAAAATTTCCTGATCGTGGAAGACAATATTCTCAATCAAAAAGTAATGGGTGGTCTCTTAAGAAAATTTAACATCAAATTTGATGTGGCTGAAAACGGACTGGAAGCGGTAAAACTTTTCCAACAAAATAAATACGATTTGATTCTTATGGATTGTGAAATGCCTGTTATGGATGGGTTTGAAGCCACAGAAAAAATTCGTGAACTAGAAAAAAACAAATCCGAAAAAACAATCATCATTGCAGTCACTGCCCATGTTCTTACGGAACATAAGGAAAAATGTTTTGCAGTGGGAATGGATGGTTTTATAGGAAAACCATTTTATATCGAAAGTTTATTCCAAACCTTCCAGAAAATTAGTGTCACCAAAGATCCAGCGCCACTGAACGAAACACCTTCCTCCCATCACAGGATTTAA
- a CDS encoding phosphate signaling complex PhoU family protein, which produces MIISKFYYLRKNLYSMAELVLEQVILLSEALEDDDYAQAERIVERDDLIDDLEKENDNLSQNAILEAVNNRNILGMGDVDNDIVLKKDPLRFALSAIRITRNMERMGDQVVNCADVFRHKTIRKGLFKNEEPMTLILSRVTTLAGMAIESLVEEKERFMGSVNTLEDELNALCDQAFQKYRSVPDMEKQEFADVYRIILALERLGDYAVNVAEELVRLNTGKDIRHLENINTKASNYQ; this is translated from the coding sequence ATGATCATCTCTAAGTTTTATTATTTAAGAAAGAATTTATACTCCATGGCAGAACTTGTTTTGGAGCAGGTAATTCTATTAAGTGAAGCTTTGGAAGATGATGATTATGCCCAAGCAGAACGGATAGTAGAAAGGGATGACCTCATCGATGATTTAGAAAAGGAAAATGATAACCTTTCCCAAAATGCAATTTTAGAAGCAGTGAATAACCGCAACATCCTCGGAATGGGTGATGTAGACAATGATATTGTTTTAAAAAAAGACCCACTTCGTTTTGCCCTCTCCGCCATTCGAATCACAAGGAACATGGAACGGATGGGAGACCAAGTGGTCAACTGTGCTGATGTGTTTCGGCATAAAACCATTCGCAAAGGTCTTTTTAAAAACGAAGAACCTATGACTCTCATCCTTTCTCGTGTGACTACACTTGCAGGGATGGCCATTGAATCTCTTGTGGAAGAAAAAGAAAGATTTATGGGTAGTGTCAATACCTTAGAAGATGAGTTAAATGCTCTTTGTGACCAAGCCTTCCAAAAATATAGATCTGTCCCTGATATGGAAAAACAGGAATTTGCGGATGTATATCGTATCATTCTTGCATTAGAAAGGTTAGGTGATTACGCGGTAAACGTAGCGGAAGAACTTGTTCGTCTCAATACCGGTAAAGACATCCGCCATTTAGAAAATATAAATACAAAAGCATCCAATTACCAATAA
- a CDS encoding chemotaxis protein CheW, with translation MAKETSSANQFIHEQYIIFNLGDEEYAIPITIVEEIVKITNLIRVPQSKSFFAGIMDIRGKVVRMIDLAKRLNIKNITETADRAIVINVSGKSIGVIVDKVSHVVHFPANQVDPPPPSVKGISSRYITGVGKKDNRFIILIDIEKILTVEEVTELATA, from the coding sequence ATGGCAAAAGAAACATCATCCGCAAACCAATTCATTCATGAGCAGTACATTATATTCAATTTGGGCGATGAAGAATATGCCATTCCCATCACCATCGTCGAAGAGATAGTCAAAATCACTAACCTAATCCGTGTTCCACAATCCAAAAGTTTTTTTGCCGGGATTATGGACATTCGTGGGAAAGTGGTTCGGATGATTGACCTCGCCAAACGTCTCAATATCAAAAATATTACTGAGACGGCTGATCGGGCGATTGTCATCAATGTCTCTGGTAAATCCATCGGTGTGATTGTGGACAAGGTTTCTCACGTGGTTCATTTTCCCGCAAACCAAGTGGATCCACCTCCGCCATCAGTGAAAGGTATTTCTTCGAGATACATCACTGGGGTTGGGAAAAAGGACAACAGGTTCATCATCCTCATCGATATCGAAAAAATCTTAACTGTGGAAGAAGTTACCGAGCTCGCTACCGCCTAA
- a CDS encoding mannose-1-phosphate guanylyltransferase — protein MAKLPKESPVVLIMAGGKGERFWPRSRTNSPKQLQKVYSNKTLLRETIDRALTITTLDRIYIGTNANLKAEILKKDPKFPSTNFILEPEGKNTAPIIALSALYFQKKFGNPNLIVLSADAFIDPIKEFTKTIEQALYETENGMVLLGVKPNRPEVGYGYISTGKPTDVGYTVKAFFEKPDFKTALKYIKKKNFYWNPGIFLFRTETILSELERHAPHILGPLKNGFPFKSFGDLKTAFQMLPSEAIDTAIMEKSNRIRMVEATFNWDDVGSWMSLERILPGDKEKNHHQGKEVLYHKASGNISSVQKELIAFLGVKDLIVVEEPDVLLVTSREGVGDIKAMLSTMRKNKVLQKYLD, from the coding sequence ATGGCAAAATTACCAAAAGAATCCCCGGTTGTCCTCATTATGGCTGGTGGAAAGGGGGAGAGGTTTTGGCCTCGCTCCCGTACCAATTCTCCCAAACAGCTCCAGAAAGTTTATTCTAATAAAACCCTTCTTCGTGAGACCATCGACCGTGCGCTCACCATTACCACACTCGACAGAATTTATATTGGAACGAATGCCAACCTAAAAGCGGAGATCCTCAAAAAAGATCCAAAGTTTCCTTCCACAAATTTCATTTTAGAGCCGGAAGGAAAAAACACAGCTCCTATCATTGCTCTTTCTGCACTTTACTTTCAGAAAAAATTTGGGAATCCAAACTTAATCGTTTTATCCGCAGATGCATTCATTGATCCCATCAAAGAATTTACAAAAACCATTGAACAGGCCTTATACGAAACAGAAAATGGAATGGTTCTACTAGGTGTGAAACCAAACCGCCCAGAAGTGGGATATGGTTATATCAGCACGGGGAAACCAACTGATGTGGGTTATACGGTTAAAGCATTTTTTGAAAAACCAGATTTCAAAACGGCTCTAAAATACATTAAGAAGAAGAATTTTTATTGGAATCCAGGGATTTTTCTTTTCCGCACAGAAACCATTCTTTCGGAATTAGAACGCCATGCCCCTCATATTTTAGGACCTTTAAAAAATGGATTTCCTTTTAAGAGTTTTGGGGATTTAAAAACTGCCTTCCAAATGCTTCCGTCGGAAGCGATTGATACTGCCATTATGGAAAAATCCAATCGGATTCGTATGGTAGAAGCAACTTTCAATTGGGATGATGTAGGATCCTGGATGTCTCTGGAACGAATCCTTCCTGGTGACAAAGAAAAGAACCACCACCAAGGAAAAGAAGTGCTCTACCATAAAGCTTCGGGAAATATTTCTTCCGTCCAGAAGGAACTAATCGCCTTTCTCGGTGTGAAGGATCTCATTGTCGTAGAAGAACCAGATGTTTTACTCGTGACTTCTCGCGAGGGAGTGGGTGATATCAAAGCGATGTTATCCACAATGAGGAAAAATAAAGTTTTACAAAAGTACCTCGACTAG
- the hfq gene encoding RNA chaperone Hfq, whose protein sequence is MSAKNNIQDQLLNTARKEKIDLTIYLLNGVPLKGKVVSFDNFTIILENDNKQNLVYKHAISTIIPAKPIKLHSEETPKEAGGA, encoded by the coding sequence ATGTCGGCAAAAAATAATATCCAAGACCAACTTCTAAATACAGCAAGAAAGGAGAAAATCGATCTCACCATCTACTTGTTAAACGGAGTACCGCTGAAAGGAAAGGTTGTTAGTTTTGACAACTTCACCATCATCTTAGAAAACGATAACAAACAGAATTTGGTGTACAAACACGCGATTTCCACCATCATCCCAGCAAAACCCATCAAACTCCATAGCGAAGAAACACCGAAAGAAGCGGGAGGGGCCTAA
- the miaA gene encoding tRNA (adenosine(37)-N6)-dimethylallyltransferase MiaA has product MILPVLGGPTGSGKTALTQTLDPKRFEIVSFDSRQVYRDLPVGTTAPTLPESSYIRHWLIGFLNANESANASQFSLWAREAINDIRARGKIPFLIGGTGFYLRAFLLGMYPVPNVPKETKDYVLELPLEEARTQLFAKDPEALASLSPQDGYRIKRALEVVLTGVLWSEVSKETVGGYLSDYPNLQVVGHWLDWPREILYQRINERVKEIATGMLAETKEVVSLYGSDCPGLRTLGYNFALAFLNGTIDSNTFIEQLAQSHRNYAKRQITWFKKDPLLSPISFEAAVQLYTNIDKI; this is encoded by the coding sequence GTGATCCTCCCCGTACTCGGTGGTCCCACCGGTTCTGGAAAAACTGCCCTCACTCAAACTCTCGACCCCAAACGTTTTGAAATTGTTTCTTTTGACTCACGCCAAGTCTACCGGGATCTTCCGGTAGGCACAACGGCACCCACTCTCCCAGAGTCTTCTTACATCCGTCACTGGTTAATTGGTTTTTTAAACGCAAACGAATCTGCCAACGCGAGCCAATTTTCTCTTTGGGCCCGCGAGGCCATAAACGACATTCGAGCCCGAGGTAAAATTCCTTTCCTCATTGGTGGCACAGGTTTTTATCTCCGTGCCTTTCTTTTGGGAATGTATCCCGTACCAAATGTACCCAAAGAAACAAAAGATTATGTTTTGGAACTACCTTTAGAAGAAGCGAGGACACAACTTTTTGCCAAAGATCCCGAAGCACTCGCCTCCTTATCGCCACAAGATGGATATAGAATCAAAAGGGCATTGGAAGTCGTACTCACGGGAGTTTTGTGGTCTGAAGTTTCCAAAGAAACGGTCGGAGGGTATTTAAGCGATTATCCCAATCTCCAAGTTGTTGGACATTGGTTGGATTGGCCTCGTGAAATCCTCTACCAAAGGATTAATGAACGAGTGAAAGAGATCGCCACGGGTATGTTAGCGGAGACAAAAGAAGTGGTTTCCCTATACGGATCAGACTGTCCGGGCCTACGAACCTTAGGTTACAATTTTGCGCTTGCTTTCTTAAATGGAACCATAGACAGTAATACATTCATTGAGCAGCTGGCCCAAAGCCATCGGAATTATGCGAAACGACAGATCACTTGGTTCAAAAAAGATCCGTTACTTTCGCCCATTTCCTTCGAAGCCGCTGTCCAATTGTATACAAATATAGATAAAATATAG
- a CDS encoding FYDLN acid domain-containing protein: protein MVAKKAVKKQAPPKKKAVAKEKPKDAKSASPKEDKKKAVAGAKAPATKAKAVPAPKTAPAAVKDKPAPVAKAPAVKIDPNNPLGKKFSCYSCGTKFYDLYKPEKKCPKCGADQLAKPAIKSRMAAIRSSEYEVEEEEEPVLEDDELMEETEELEEAEEEEAPAEEEE from the coding sequence ATGGTCGCAAAAAAAGCAGTCAAGAAGCAGGCACCGCCCAAGAAAAAAGCGGTAGCCAAAGAAAAACCCAAGGACGCTAAGTCCGCTTCCCCGAAGGAAGACAAAAAAAAGGCAGTCGCTGGTGCAAAAGCCCCCGCAACTAAGGCGAAAGCCGTTCCTGCCCCTAAAACAGCCCCTGCCGCTGTGAAGGACAAACCGGCTCCCGTGGCCAAGGCTCCCGCCGTCAAAATTGATCCGAACAACCCTCTCGGCAAAAAGTTCAGTTGTTATTCTTGTGGAACCAAGTTCTACGATTTATACAAACCAGAAAAAAAATGCCCGAAATGTGGTGCTGACCAATTGGCAAAACCCGCGATCAAATCGCGAATGGCAGCCATCCGCAGTTCTGAATACGAAGTGGAAGAAGAGGAAGAGCCAGTTTTAGAAGATGATGAACTCATGGAAGAAACAGAAGAATTAGAAGAGGCCGAAGAAGAGGAGGCACCTGCTGAGGAAGAGGAGTGA
- a CDS encoding pyridoxine 5'-phosphate synthase, translating into MTQLSVNVNKIATLRNSRGGSIPSVILISGIILDAGAYGITIHPREDERHITKQDVFEIQNFLKSYNEKKIKNGSPKKEFNIEGEPSDRFLNLVLAAKPDQATLVPVKPGEITSDHGFDLKNKTVFQTLKPMVERLNKEGIRVSLFMETDFEQYPLVKELGADRIELYTGPFAHAYDKSPEDGAKSFQSYELAAKEAHKLGLGVNAGHDLDTNNLKLFAQLPHLAEVSIGHRLVSQSLVDGMEKTIGDYLKVLSIGNEV; encoded by the coding sequence ATGACCCAATTAAGTGTCAATGTCAACAAGATCGCCACTCTCCGCAATTCTCGTGGTGGATCCATTCCTAGTGTCATTCTAATTTCAGGGATTATCTTGGATGCGGGCGCTTACGGCATCACCATCCACCCCAGAGAAGACGAAAGGCATATCACCAAACAAGATGTATTCGAAATTCAGAATTTTCTAAAATCTTACAACGAAAAAAAGATAAAAAATGGATCTCCTAAAAAGGAATTCAATATTGAAGGCGAACCAAGTGATAGGTTTTTGAACCTGGTTCTTGCTGCAAAACCAGACCAAGCCACCCTCGTGCCTGTCAAACCTGGGGAAATTACTTCTGATCATGGATTTGATCTAAAAAACAAAACCGTGTTCCAAACCCTAAAACCAATGGTGGAAAGATTAAACAAAGAAGGAATCCGAGTTTCTTTGTTTATGGAAACGGATTTTGAACAATACCCCCTCGTAAAGGAACTTGGAGCAGACCGGATTGAATTGTATACTGGCCCTTTTGCCCATGCTTATGACAAATCTCCAGAAGATGGTGCCAAAAGTTTTCAAAGTTATGAATTGGCCGCCAAAGAAGCCCACAAACTAGGGTTAGGTGTGAATGCGGGTCACGACTTAGATACAAACAATTTAAAACTTTTTGCCCAACTCCCGCACTTAGCAGAAGTATCCATTGGTCACAGGCTGGTAAGCCAAAGCCTTGTGGATGGAATGGAAAAAACCATTGGAGACTATCTTAAAGTTCTTTCGATAGGAAACGAAGTTTAG
- a CDS encoding tetratricopeptide repeat protein: MRPFVVLIFALSLGFCTSEPQKNPTRDPYSLETLIFLEEVLLDVWESSESREGAMSRLRYVCRTRDTDDGYLCYTWGLLEYHRGNFAESYTAFRKALEKNPNDSLYKNMLRISAEKSGNLTDLKAHSRDGEVLAIFTETQKLCKENKIPNAESFLFLAERGVLTKESLRRGVLADCFQNLSEADRSQIQKDIRLSSLSYKERLYADQMKSDPFSRIWDTASYHRGETGKEAVGASAGVVSVSSSLGTEAGVPMQGTTFRPGAPITEAWKKVKLAASSGNESQGREGLRSFLFEIQSAKRKGKLEGQLALALERAAKLLLEQDPQYSKLRFLSKEL, encoded by the coding sequence ATGCGTCCTTTCGTTGTCCTGATTTTTGCTCTTTCCCTTGGGTTTTGTACTTCCGAACCACAAAAGAACCCAACCCGGGATCCATACAGTTTGGAAACTCTTATCTTTCTGGAAGAGGTGCTTTTGGATGTATGGGAATCCTCCGAATCGAGAGAAGGGGCTATGTCTCGACTAAGATACGTTTGCCGGACACGTGATACAGATGATGGATATTTATGTTATACTTGGGGATTACTCGAATACCACCGGGGTAATTTCGCTGAGAGTTATACTGCCTTTAGAAAGGCTCTAGAAAAAAATCCAAATGATAGTCTTTATAAAAATATGTTACGAATTTCCGCCGAAAAATCAGGAAATTTAACAGATTTGAAGGCACATTCCAGAGACGGTGAGGTACTCGCTATATTTACAGAAACTCAAAAACTCTGTAAGGAAAACAAAATTCCCAATGCAGAATCCTTTCTCTTCCTTGCCGAACGAGGTGTTCTCACCAAGGAAAGTCTGCGAAGGGGTGTCCTTGCGGATTGTTTCCAAAACTTGAGCGAAGCTGACCGGTCACAAATCCAAAAAGACATTCGCCTATCTTCTCTTTCTTATAAGGAACGTTTGTATGCCGACCAAATGAAATCGGATCCATTTTCTAGGATTTGGGACACGGCAAGTTATCACAGGGGGGAAACTGGAAAAGAAGCTGTGGGTGCCAGTGCAGGTGTGGTGTCTGTCAGTTCATCTCTTGGAACGGAAGCAGGAGTTCCTATGCAAGGGACAACCTTCCGACCCGGTGCACCCATCACAGAAGCTTGGAAAAAAGTAAAACTTGCCGCCTCATCTGGAAACGAATCCCAAGGACGTGAAGGCCTTCGTAGTTTTTTATTTGAGATCCAGTCGGCAAAACGAAAAGGAAAACTAGAAGGACAGTTGGCTCTTGCCTTAGAAAGAGCTGCCAAATTGCTTCTCGAACAAGACCCTCAGTATTCTAAACTTCGTTTCCTATCGAAAGAACTTTAA